The proteins below are encoded in one region of Mya arenaria isolate MELC-2E11 chromosome 15, ASM2691426v1:
- the LOC128219995 gene encoding uncharacterized protein LOC128219995 isoform X1, producing MGKTYKKDMGKAQGNRTSRSARKEKPKSKCRGEKKKATFKSDAFLKKSRSGVSTKDELRRCLQTKKVKSFERIRRGGGVAASEKKKEYAQPDRARSGTQPEPADVLPGGVNPPSEILPKPNLDTLLFGFRSSRFTTH from the exons ATGGGgaaaacttataaaaaag atatggGAAAAGCACAGGGTAACCGTACCA GTCGTTCCGCACGCAAAGAGAAACCCAAGTCAAAATGCAGGGgtgaaaagaaaaaag CGACATTCAAATCCGatgcttttctgaagaaatcaAGGTCTGGAGTAAGCACGAAAGATGAATTAAGACG ctgtttacaaacaaaaaaagtcAAATCATTTGAGAGAATTCGGCGCGGGGGTGGAGTGGCCGCGTCAGAGAAAAAAAAAG AGTATGCGCAACCAGATAGAGCAAGGTCGGGAACACAGCCTGAGCCAGCTGACGTTTTACCGGGCGGAGTTAATCCTCCCTCGGAGATACTGCCGAAACCGAACTTAGATACATTGTTATTCGGTTTTCGGTCAAGCCGTTTCACAACTCACTAA
- the LOC128219995 gene encoding uncharacterized protein LOC128219995 isoform X2, with protein sequence MGKTYKKGRSARKEKPKSKCRGEKKKATFKSDAFLKKSRSGVSTKDELRRCLQTKKVKSFERIRRGGGVAASEKKKEYAQPDRARSGTQPEPADVLPGGVNPPSEILPKPNLDTLLFGFRSSRFTTH encoded by the exons ATGGGgaaaacttataaaaaag GTCGTTCCGCACGCAAAGAGAAACCCAAGTCAAAATGCAGGGgtgaaaagaaaaaag CGACATTCAAATCCGatgcttttctgaagaaatcaAGGTCTGGAGTAAGCACGAAAGATGAATTAAGACG ctgtttacaaacaaaaaaagtcAAATCATTTGAGAGAATTCGGCGCGGGGGTGGAGTGGCCGCGTCAGAGAAAAAAAAAG AGTATGCGCAACCAGATAGAGCAAGGTCGGGAACACAGCCTGAGCCAGCTGACGTTTTACCGGGCGGAGTTAATCCTCCCTCGGAGATACTGCCGAAACCGAACTTAGATACATTGTTATTCGGTTTTCGGTCAAGCCGTTTCACAACTCACTAA